One window from the genome of Balaenoptera musculus isolate JJ_BM4_2016_0621 chromosome 3, mBalMus1.pri.v3, whole genome shotgun sequence encodes:
- the LOC118893074 gene encoding protocadherin gamma-A10 isoform X14: MAAQRNSSDRSALVQLCLFLCMPWQAEARQIRYSVPEELEKGSFVGSISKDLGLEPRELAERRVRIVSRGRTQLFALNPRSGSLVTAGRIDREELCAQSEPCLVSFNILMEDRVKLFGVEIEVTDINDNAPKFQAENLDVKINENVAPGMRFPLPEALDPDVGVNSLQSYQLSSNKHFSLAVQSRVNGVKYPELVLEHALDREEEAMHHLVLTAVDGGDPLRSGTVLISVTVFDANDNAPVFSLSEYRVNVPENLPVGAQLLTVTATDRDEGANGEVTYSFRKLPDTQLLKFQLNKNTGEIKLSENLDYEETGFYEIEIQAEDGGAYLATAKVLITVEDVNDNSPEVTITSLFSPLMEDSPLGTVIALLNVHDLDSGQNGQVTCSILGNLPFKLEKSIDSYYRLVTHKVLDREQVSSYNITVRATDGGSPPLSTETHFTLQVADINDNPPTFSHISYFTYIPENNPRGASIFSVAALDTDSEENARVIYSLAEDTIQGAPLSSYVSINSDTGVLYALRSFDFEQFHDLQMQVTATDSGDPPLSSNVSLNIFVLDQNDNAPEILYPTLPTDGSTGVELAPRSAEPGYLVTKVVAVDRDSGQNAWLSYRLLKASEPGLFAVGLHTGEVRTARALLDRDALKQSLVVAVQDHGQPPLSATVTLTVAVADSIPDVLADLGSLEVPHASDASGLTLYLVVAVAAVSCVFLAFVIVLLALRLRRWHTSRVLRASGGGLAGVPASHFVGVDGVRAFLQTYSHEVSLTADSRKSHVIFPQPNYADTLISQESCEKKDPQSLLDDSKFPIDDTPLVPVSSIFVPFLSFKNYGWFYFSVCSMLVET; this comes from the coding sequence ATGGCCGCTCAAAGGAATAGCTCCGACCGCAGCGCGCTGGTCcagctctgccttttcctctgtaTGCCGTGGCAGGCCGAAGCTCGGCAGATCCGCTACTCCGTTCCCGAGGAGTTAGAGAAAGGCTCTTTTGTGGGCAGCATCTCCAAAGACCTGGGGCTGGAGCCCCGGGAGCTGGCGGAGCGCCGAGTCCGCATCGTCTCCAGAGGTAGGACGCAGCTCTTTGCTCTGAACCCGCGAAGCGGCAGCTTGGTAACCGCGGGCAGGATAGACCGGGAGGAGCTCTGCGCTCAGAGCGAGCCGTGTCTGGTGAGTTTTAACATTCTTATGGAAGATAGGGTGAAACTTTTCGGAGTAGAAATAGAAGTAACTGATATCAACGATAATGCACCAAAATTCCAAGCAGAAAATCTAgatgtaaaaattaatgaaaacgtCGCTCCAGGAATGCGCTTTCCTCTCCCGGAAGCTCTTGATCCGGATGTGGGCGTGAACTCCCTACAGAGCTACCAGCTCAGCTCCAATAAGCACTTCTCCCTAGCAGTTCAAAGCCGTGTCAATGGCGTTAAGTACCCAGAGCTGGTGCTGGAGCACGCCCTGGATCGCGAGGAAGAGGCAATGCACCATCTGGTACTAACTGCCGTCGACGGGGGTGACCCTCTCCGATCTGGCACTGTCCTCATCAGTGTGACTGTTTTCGATGCAAATGACAATGCTCCGGTCTTCAGTTTGTCCGAATACCGAGTGAATGTTCCCGAGAACTTGCCTGTGGGTGCACAGCTGTTGACAGTCACCGCCACTGACAGGGATGAAGGTGCCAATGGAGAAGTGACATATTCATTCCGAAAATTACCTGACACACAACTGTTGAAATTCCAACTAAACAAAAATACGGGGGAAATAAAACTATCAGAAAATCTAGATTATGAAGAAACAGGTTTCTATGAAATAGAAATACAAGCTGAAGATGGAGGGGCATATCTTGCAACTGCTAAAGTGTTGATTACAGTAGAAGATGTAAATGACAACAGTCCAGAGGTGACGATCACATCTCTGTTTAGTCCCCTGATGGAAGATTCACCTCTGGGGACTGTTATAGCTCTTTTAAACGTGCATGATCTGGACTCCGGGCAGAATGGGCAGGTCACCTGTTCTATATTGGGGAATCTACCATTTAAGTTAGAAAAATCCATTGACAGTTATTATAGATTGGTGACACACAAAGTCCTTGACAGGGAACAGGTATCTTCTTACAATATCACAGTAAGAGCCACAGATGGAGGAAGTCCACCCCTATCCACGGAAACTCACTTCACCCTGCAAGTGGCAGATATCAATGACAACCCACCCACCTTCTCTCACATCTCCTACTTTACCTATATCCCAGAGAACAACCCCAGAGGTGCCTCCATCTTCTCAGTGGCTGCACTGGACACAGACAGTGAAGAAAATGCTCGGGTTATTTACTCCCTGGCTGAAGACACTATCCAAGGGGCACCTCTATCCTCCTACGTCTCCATCAATTCTGACACAGGAGTACTGTATGCACTGCGATCCTTCGACTTTGAGCAGTTTCATGACCTGCAGATGCAGGTGACAGCCACTGACAGCGGGGACCCACCGCTCAGCAGCAACGTGTCACTGAACATATTTGTGCTGGACCAGAATGACAATGCGCCCGAAATCCTGTACCCCACTCTCCCCACCGACGGTTCCACTGGCGTGGAGCTGGCACCCCGCTCTGCAGAGCCTGGCTACCTGGTGACCAAGGTGGTGGCTGTGGACCGAGACTCAGGTCAGAACGCCTGGCTGTCCTACCGCCTGCTCAAGGCCAGCGAGCCAGGACTCTTCGCGGTGGGGCTGCACACGGGCGAGGTGCGCACAGCACGGGCCCTGCTGGACAGAGACGCGCTCAAGCAGAGCCTGGTGGTGGCGGTCCAGGACCACGGGCAGCCCCCTCTCTCTGCCACCGTCACGCTCACCGTAGCTGTGGCTGATAGCATCCCAGATGTCCTGGCTGATCTGGGCAGCTTGGAGGTCCCGCACGCCTCTGATGCTTCAGGCCTCACGTTGTATCTGGTGGTGGCGGTGGCCGCGGTTTCCTGTGTCTTCCTCGCCTTTGTCATTGTGCTGCTGGCGCTCAGGCTGAGGCGCTGGCACACGTCGCGTGTGCTCCGGGCTTCTGGAGGCGGACTGGCAGGCGTACCAGCCTCTCACTTTGTGGGCGTGGACGGGGTGCGGGCTTTCCTGCAGACCTATTCCCACGAGGTCTCGCTCACCGCGGACTCGCGGAAGAGTCACGTGATCTTCCCTCAGCCCAACTACGCGGACACGCTCATCAGCCAGGAGAGCTGTGAGAAAAAGGATCCTCAGTCTTTGTTAGATGATTCGAAGTTTCCTATAGACGATACCCCTTTGGTGCCAGTGAGttctatttttgttccttttctctcctttaaaaattatggttgGTTTTACTTTTCGGTTTGCAGCATGTTGGTGGAAActtaa